In one Amaranthus tricolor cultivar Red isolate AtriRed21 chromosome 8, ASM2621246v1, whole genome shotgun sequence genomic region, the following are encoded:
- the LOC130821583 gene encoding LOW QUALITY PROTEIN: putative glycosyltransferase 7 (The sequence of the model RefSeq protein was modified relative to this genomic sequence to represent the inferred CDS: inserted 1 base in 1 codon) — MLQLDLNMFSYWAKYPVVKSAMIAHPEAEWIWWVDSDAFITDMDFNLPLEKYKSHNLIIHGWDHLVFQKKSWTGLNAGVFLIRNCQWSMDLLERWVKFGPXKYKKRGEIQKSIFKDKSFPEADDQTGIAYIMVKEGEKWNEKIYLEKEYYFEGYWLEILDKLENITAYYSKIEKRERRLRRKNGEKAGKEYRAQWEEIREKEMGIEMKRPFITHFTGCEPCSGKHNEKYSREACLKGTNMALNFGDNQVLRNFGYFRSYLGNTSFVEPIRL, encoded by the exons ATGTTACAGTTGGATCTGAATATGTTTAGTTATTGGGCCAAATACCCGGTAGTAAAATCAGCCATGATAGCCCACCCGGAAGCTGAATGGATCTGGTGGGTTGATTCCGACGCTTTCATTACTGACATGGATTTCAATCTTCCACTAGAAAAATACAAATCCCATAATTTGATCATTCACGGTTGGGATCACCTGGTGTTTCAAAAGAAGAGTTGGACTGGGTTGAATGCTGGGGTATTCCTGATCAGGAACTGTCAATGGTCGATGGATTTGTTAGAAAGATGGGTTAAATTCGGGC TCAAGTATAAAAAAAGGGGGGAAATTCAGAAATCAATCTTCAAAGACAAAAGTTTCCCAGAAGCAGATGATCAAACAGGGATAGCATATATAATGGTAAAAGAAGGGGAAAAATGGAATGAGAAAATATACTTAGAAAAAGAGTATTATTTTGAAGGGTATTGGTTAGAAATTTTAGATAAACTAGAAAACATTACAGCGTATTATAGCAAGATAGAGAAAAGGGAGCGCAGGTTAAGGAGGAAAAATGGAGAGAAAGCAGGAAAAGAGTATCGTGCGCAGTGGGAGGAGATAAGGGAAAAAGAAATGGGGATAGAAATGAAAAGGCCATTTATAACACATTTTACAGGGTGTGAACCATGCAGTGGAAAACATAATGAAAAGTATAGTAGAGAAGCTTGCTTAAAGGGGACGAATATGGCTTTGAATTTTGGTGATAATCAAGTGCTGAGGAATTTTGGGTATTTTCGATCCTATTTGGGTAATACTTCTTTTGTTGAACCTATTCGTCTTTGA